A section of the Nerophis ophidion isolate RoL-2023_Sa linkage group LG16, RoL_Noph_v1.0, whole genome shotgun sequence genome encodes:
- the edem1 gene encoding ER degradation-enhancing alpha-mannosidase-like protein 1, with the protein MQWRSLVVGLVVLRLSVSCVLWLAFGPEHSVSSDVSRPKAELLSGNEGTSGSTCAKVEGELPQRSYLSFFDDHTDDYVRRYSSFSDVLKAAMKEKARSMFYFGYDNYMKYAFPKDELNPIDCEGRGPDVQNPSNVNINDVLGNYSLTLIDSLDTLLVLGNVTEFQSAVKLVIDTVSFDKDSTVQVFEANIRILGSLISAHILLTDPKHPFGRVGFDGYNNQLLHLAHDLAVRLLPAFENTGTGIPYPRVNLKTGVPSGSMNETCTAGAGSLLVEFGILSRLTGDFTFEEVARRAVRSLWKLRNNQTGLLGNIVNIQTGQWVGQQSGLGAGMDSFYEYLFKAYILFGEKDDYRMFQAAYASIHNHLRRGRESCNEGEGDPPMYVNVNMMSGEIMNTWIDSLQAFFPGLQVLNGDVENAICLHAFYYAIWKRFGALPERYNWQRKAADVLFYPLRPELAESTYLLYQATKNPFYLHVGMDIIQSLDKNTKVRCGYATLHHVVHKSKEDRMESFFLSETCKYLFLLFDEDNPLHKLGNKYIFTTEGHLMPVDKRFRENRWKDRSPCEDKDMPVEKLFNEQLVQNASNCNRIPEARRYTLPLKSVYMRQIDHMVGLH; encoded by the exons ATGCAATGGCGGTCACTCGTAGTTGGTCTCGTGGTGCTTCGGCTGTCTGTTAGCTGTGTGTTGTGGCTTGCCTTCGGACCGGAGCACAGCGTTAGCTCGGACGTCAGCCGCCCCAAAGCAGAGCTCCTGTCCGGGAATGAGGGGACCAGCGGCAGCACATGTGCGAAGGTCGAAGGAGAGCTCCCGCAAAGATCCTACCTGAGCTTCTTTGACGACCACACGGACGATTACGTGAGGAGATACAGCTCCTTCTCGGACGTGCTGAAAGCAGCTATGAAGGAAAAGGCCAGAAGCATGTTCTACTTCGGTTATGATAACTACATGAAATATGCTTTCCCCAAGGACGAACTCAACCCAATTGACTGCGAAGGGAGAGGCCCGGATGTTCAGAACCC CTCAAACGTGAACATAAATGACGTTTTGGGGAACTACTCTCTCACACTCATAGACTCCTTGGACACCCTGCTG GTGCTTGGCAATGTGACCGAGTTCCAGAGTGCAGTCAAGTTGGTGATTGACACGGTGTCCTTTGACAAGGACTCCACTGTGCAGGTTTTTGAGGCAAACATCAG GATCTTAGGAAGCCTTATCTCAGCTCACATTCTGCTAACGGATCCCAAGCATCCTTTTGGGAGGGTTGGCTTTGATGGTTACAACAACCAGCTGTTGCACTTGGCTCATGACTTGGCTGTTCGTCTTCTGCCGGCCTTTGAAAACACAGGCACAGGCATTCCTTACCCCAGG GTAAACCTAAAAACCGGAGTCCCGTCCGGTAGCATGAACGAGACGTGTACTGCAGGAGCCGGATCTCTGCTTGTGGAGTTTGGAATCCTGAGCCGCTTGACCGGAGATTTCACTTTCGAGGAGGTTGCGCGACGAGCCGTCAGATCGCTTTGGAAACTGAGGAACAATCAGACAGGATTGCTCG GAAACATTGTTAACATCCAAACCGGTCAGTGGGTGGGCCAGCAGAGTGGCCTCGGTGCCGGTATGGACTCCTTCTACGAGTACTTGTTCAAGGCCTACATCCTGTTTGGCGAGAAGGACGACTACAGAATGTTCCAGGCAGCTTACGCCAGCATACATAACCACCTGAGGAGAGG GCGGGAGTCGTGCAACGAAGGAGAAGGCGACCCGCCCATGTACGTGAACGTGAACATGATGAGTGGCGAAATCATGAACACTTGGATCGATTCCTTGCAAGCCTTCTTTCCTGGGCTGCAG GTTTTAAATGGTGATGTAGAAAATGCAATTTGCCTCCACGCCTTCTACTATGCAATTTGGAAGCGCTTTGGAGCTTTGCCAGAAAGGTACAACTGGCAGCGGAAGGCTGCGGATGTCCTCTTTTACCCGCTGAGACCTGAGCTGGCTGAATCCACCTACCTGCTTTACCAG GCAACCAAGAACCCTTTCTACTTGCACGTTGGTATGGATATTATTCAGAGCCTTGACAAAAATACCAAAGTCag ATGTGGGTACGCCACCCTTCATCACGTTGTGCACAAATCCAAAGAGGACCGCATGGAGAGTTTCTTCCTCAGCGAGACCTGCAAATATCTTTTTCTG ctTTTTGACGAGGACAACCCGCTTCACAAGTTGGGCAACAAGTACATCTTTACAACAGAAGGTCACCTGATGCCTGTTGACAAGCGCTTCCGGGAGAATCGATGGAAGGACAGAAGTCCATGTGAAGACAAAGACATGCCAGTGGAGAAGCTGTTTAACGAGCAGCTCGTCCAGAACGCCAGCAAT TGCAACAGGATCCCAGAGGCGCGACGCTACACGCTGCCCCTGAAGAGCGTCTACATGAGGCAGATCGATCACATGGTCGGCCTGCACTGA